One window from the genome of Pyrus communis chromosome 16, drPyrComm1.1, whole genome shotgun sequence encodes:
- the LOC137719907 gene encoding probable serine/threonine-protein kinase At1g54610, which yields MGCVQAKTNSPSHDLQVLDKLKRDNGYVKGSIGGKPATLKHSRKDVKAAFNGEDKIADGGGGGLVARETERAKNGGNFSGRMMLKKIGGDDDDIVDGWPKWLAENVPQDILVGFVPKTADSYDKLAKIGQGTYSNVYKARDRDTKKIVALKKVRFDTSEPESIKFMAREITMLQKLDHPNIIKLEGIATSRMQYSLYLVFDFMQCDLTRVISRPGQRLAEPQVKCYMQQLLAGLQHCHENGILHRDIKASNLLIDRNGMLKIADFGLANFFPPKKRPLTSRVVTLWYRAPELLLGSTDYGVGIDLWSAGCLLAEMFLGRPVMPGRTEVEQLHRIFKLCGSPGEDYWKKMKLPTSFRPPQHYKPSFEEFFRDFSTSSFDLLTTLLALDPASRGNAASAFQSQFFSSSPSACDLSALPVMYKEDERTHTKDQKKRTSKPKQLPQTNRGLVQRKVQEVRGEVESSNEVEKKAEPNMYRQVLESWHSQDMGSIHSEMGSLHSQGQDQDQETGNSACSSASSTTFKPSRRSNCIYDNLHASLSPIIRSHQKRFPTTEGHPNALKNINPDILKNINNFALLQASITDIINHTEGSALSQFRRSHSTLDFRKY from the exons ATGGGTTGTGTTCAGGCGAAAACCAACTCTCCAAGTCATGACCTTCAAGTCCTTGACAAGTTGAAACGGGACAATGGCTATGTCAAGGGGAGCATCGGAGGAAAACCCGCTACCCTAAAACACTCAAGGAAGGATGTTAAGGCGGCATTCAATGGTGAGGATAAGATTGCTGATGGTGGAGGAGGAGGTTTGGTTGctagagagacagagagagctAAGAATGGAGGGAACTTTTCGGGAAGGATGATGTTGAAGAAGATTGGAGGAGATGATGATGATATTGTGGATGGCTGGCCGAAGTGGCTGGCTGAGAACGTGCCTCAAGATATCTTGGTTGGTTTTGTTCCAAAGACTGCCGACTCCTATGATAAACTTGCTAAG ATAGGGCAGGGAACCTACAGCAATGTGTACAAAGCTCGTGACAGGGACACCAAAAAGATTGTTGCTTTGAAAAAAGTCCGCTTTGACACATCAGAGCCAGAGAGTATCAAGTTCATGGCAAGGGAGATAACGATGCTACAGAAGCTAGATCATCCCAATATCATCAAGCTTGAAGGGATAGCAACATCAAGAATGCAGTATAGTCTATATCTCGTATTTGATTTCATGCAGTGCGACTTGACCAGAGTAATCTCACGTCCTGGACAGAGGCTCGCTGAACCCCAG GTCAAGTGCTATATGCAGCAGCTTCTTGCTGGTCTCCAGCACTGCCATGAAAACGGGATTTTACATCGAGACATTAAAGCTTCCAACTTGCTAATAGACAGAAATGGGATGCTGAAAATTGCAGATTTTGGGCTTGCAAATTTTTTTCCTCCAAAGAAACGTCCTCTTACAAGCCGAGTAGTGACACTCTGGTACAGAGCGCCAGAGCTCTTGTTAGGTTCTACAGATTATGGAGTTGGTATTGATCTTTGGAGTGCAGGATGCCTATTGGCAGAAATGTTTCTTGGGAGGCCAGTTATGCCTGGGAGAACCGAG GTTGAGCAACTTCATAGGATCTTCAAGCTTTGTGGTTCACCTGGAGAGGATTACTGGAAGAAAATGAAGTTACCAACAAGCTTCCGACCACCACAACATTACAAACCTAGTTTTGAAGAGTTCTTCAGGGACTTCTCAACATCATCATTTGATCTCTTAACAACACTTCTTGCTCTGGACCCGGCATCTCGTGGCAATGCTGCTTCTGCTTTCCAAAGTCAA TTTTTTAGTTCAAGTCCGTCGGCATGTGACCTTTCAGCTCTACCAGTAATGTATAAAGAGGACGAACGAACTCACACCAAGGACCAGAAGAA GAGGACTTCCAAACCAAAGCAATTGCCTCAAACAAATCGCGGACTGGTTCAGAGAAAGGTTCAAGAGGTCAGAGGAGAAGTCGAATCTTCTAACGAG GTGGAAAAGAAGGCAGAACCAAACATGTACCGGCAAGTACTGGAAAGTTGGCACAGCCAGGATATGGGAAGCATCCATAGCGAAATGGGAAGCTTGCATAGCCAAGGCCAAGACCAAGACCAAGAAACAGGCAACAGTGCATGCAGCAGCGCTTCCTCCACTACTTTCAAACCAAGCAGAAGAAGCAACTGCATATAtgacaacttgcatgcatctcTTTCGCCAATAATCCGTTCTCATCAAAAACGATTCCCAACCACCGAAGGTCATCCTAATGCTTTGAAGAACATCAATCCTGACATTCTGAAGAACATCAACAATTTTGCGCTCTTGCAGGCCTCTATAACAGATATCATCAACCATACAGAAGGCAGTGCACTGTCTCAGTTCCGCAGATCTCATTCAACATTGGACTTCCGAAAATATTGA